A window from Herbaspirillum sp. meg3 encodes these proteins:
- a CDS encoding glucan biosynthesis protein gives MINRRTFLSSATATAALAALGIPPEALAANRIKLGNPAPFSFDALIAQVRTTAQSPYRAQNKPPADILDKIDYEAHGKIKFNTDSSLFADGPGQFPVTFFHLGRFFQAPVHMYTLEGAGNNAKAREILYDESYFDMPADSPARKLPRGSGFAGFRFQESRTGDQTKLDWRKNDWVAFLGASYFRAIGDLYQYGLSARGIAIDVAQAGKSEEFPNFTHFYFEAPADKSDTVVVYAVLDGPSIAGAYKFIMRRDAGGVPGVIMDVDCALFLRKDVGRLGIAPATSMLWFSEAVKGTGADWRPEVHDSDGLAIWNGNGEHIWRPLNNPARITASAFGDNNPRGFGLLQRDRNFDHYQDGVHYERRPSLWVEPLEGWGEGSVQLIEIPTDDEIHDNIVAMWVPKAKASAGSSYRLRYRLHWLKDEPYPSPLARCVATRLGNGGQPGQPRPPNVRKFMVEFKGAPLEKLAFGELPEAVLSSTRGTFSYIFTEAVPNGVAGHWRAQFDLTVDGDDPVDLRLYLRHKNQTLSETWLYQYQPFKTRNVY, from the coding sequence ATGATCAATCGACGCACCTTCCTGAGCTCTGCCACCGCGACTGCCGCTCTCGCCGCCCTCGGCATTCCTCCCGAAGCGCTCGCCGCCAACCGCATCAAGCTCGGCAATCCCGCGCCCTTCTCGTTCGACGCCCTGATTGCTCAGGTGCGCACTACCGCGCAGTCGCCTTATAGAGCGCAGAACAAGCCGCCGGCCGATATCCTCGACAAGATCGACTACGAGGCGCACGGCAAGATCAAATTCAATACCGACTCATCCTTGTTTGCAGATGGCCCCGGACAGTTCCCCGTGACCTTCTTCCATCTCGGCCGCTTCTTCCAGGCGCCGGTGCACATGTACACGCTCGAAGGCGCCGGCAACAACGCCAAAGCACGCGAGATCCTGTACGACGAAAGCTACTTCGACATGCCCGCCGACAGCCCCGCGCGCAAGCTGCCGCGCGGCAGTGGCTTCGCCGGTTTTCGCTTTCAGGAAAGCCGCACCGGCGACCAGACCAAACTCGACTGGCGCAAGAACGACTGGGTCGCCTTCCTCGGCGCCTCCTATTTCCGCGCCATCGGCGACCTGTATCAATACGGCTTGTCGGCACGCGGCATCGCCATCGACGTTGCCCAGGCCGGCAAGTCGGAAGAATTCCCGAACTTCACCCACTTCTACTTCGAAGCCCCAGCCGATAAAAGCGATACCGTCGTGGTGTATGCCGTGCTGGACGGCCCGAGCATCGCCGGTGCCTACAAGTTCATCATGCGGCGCGATGCGGGCGGCGTGCCCGGCGTGATCATGGATGTCGACTGCGCGCTGTTCCTGCGCAAGGACGTAGGCCGCCTCGGCATTGCGCCGGCGACCTCGATGCTGTGGTTCTCCGAAGCGGTCAAAGGCACCGGCGCCGACTGGCGTCCGGAAGTCCACGACTCCGACGGTCTGGCAATCTGGAACGGCAACGGCGAACACATCTGGCGCCCGCTCAACAACCCGGCGCGCATCACCGCCTCGGCTTTCGGCGATAACAATCCACGCGGCTTCGGCCTGTTGCAGCGTGACCGTAACTTTGACCATTATCAGGACGGCGTGCATTACGAGCGCCGCCCAAGCCTATGGGTCGAGCCATTGGAAGGCTGGGGCGAGGGATCGGTACAACTGATCGAAATCCCGACCGATGATGAAATCCACGACAACATCGTCGCGATGTGGGTTCCCAAAGCCAAGGCCTCCGCAGGCAGCAGCTATCGCCTGCGTTATCGCTTGCATTGGCTCAAGGATGAGCCTTACCCCTCGCCGCTGGCGCGCTGTGTCGCCACGCGTCTTGGCAATGGCGGCCAACCTGGTCAGCCACGCCCGCCCAATGTGCGTAAGTTCATGGTCGAGTTCAAAGGTGCTCCGCTGGAAAAACTGGCCTTCGGCGAGTTGCCTGAAGCGGTGTTGTCGAGTACGCGCGGGACTTTTTCGTATATATTCACCGAGGCAGTGCCGAACGGCGTTGCAGGCCACTGGCGAGCCCAGTTCGATCTGACCGTCGACGGTGACGATCCGGTCGACCTGCGCCTCTATCTGCGCCACAAGAACCAGACGCTGTCGGAAACCTGGCTTTATCAATACCAGCCATTCAAGACTCGCAACGTCTACTGA